Proteins encoded in a region of the Isosphaeraceae bacterium EP7 genome:
- a CDS encoding efflux RND transporter permease subunit has product MWIVELALRRPYTFVVMSLMIVVLAGVTILRMPVDIFPEIDIPVVAVVWSYPGVSPDEMEKRIVTVCERAMTTTVNDIEHIESQSLSGVSVVKVFFQPGAKVEAGVAQINAINATILRVMPPGITPPLIIRYSATNVPIVQIGVGSDSMSEQQLYDYGQNFIRTQLATVQGAQVPLPLGGKPRQIMVDLDPQALYSHKVSPADVSAAINAQNLILPAGSAKIGPRDYQVQLNSSPEVIDALNDLPIKMVNGAVVTIRDVAHVRDGYGVQTNIVNTNGKRGSLLTVLKAGGASTLDVVRRVRETLPRIMANLPDELKTTLLFDQSRFVAASIEGVLHEALIAAGLTALMILLFLGSWRSTVIVAVSIPLSILVSILILSMLGQTLNTMTLGGMALAVGILVDDATVEIENIHRNLGMGKPLKQAILDGAQQIATPAFVSTLAICIVFLPVGFLTGAAKSLFAPLAMAVVFAMLASYFLSRTIIPTMTHYLLAKEVDLYREHAEGGHEPARDEFGVPKPAAPKGDIFWRVHRAFNRQFEKFQCVYLSLLGWALRHRAAVVCLFFAFVGGTMTLTGYLGQDFFPEVDAGQFRLHVRAPAGTRVEEAERLFSRVEAEIRKVVPADEIDLILDNIGLPSNGISLAFGDSSTISNSDGEILVALHEHHSPTAAYVARLRKELPRKFPEAVFFFQPADIVGQILNFGLAAPIDVQVMGNRRDENYALARKIEAAMQKIPGAVDVHLHQVTDAPSLKLEVDRARAEQIGLTQRDVASSMLVSLSSSGQNAPNYWLNPKNGVNYIVAVQTPQYRIDSVEALMNTPIIAPGATEGRPQLLGNLTKLERGTTASVVSHYNVQPVFDVLAAVQGRDLGGVAADLNTILDEIGGKPDASGLRPKLPKGTTISVRGQVESMTSSFKGLAAGLVFAVLLVYFLMVVNFQSWLDPFIILCALPGAMAGIIWMLFATQTTLSVPSLMGAIMCIGVATANSILMVTFANERRAEGDDAITAALAAGHTRLRPVLMTAAAMIIGMLPMSLGLGEGGEQNAPLGLAVIGGLTVATAATLLFVPVVYSLLRTKAPTILLEN; this is encoded by the coding sequence ATGTGGATCGTCGAGCTGGCCTTGCGTCGGCCTTATACGTTCGTGGTCATGTCCTTGATGATTGTGGTGCTCGCCGGGGTGACGATCCTGCGGATGCCCGTCGACATCTTCCCGGAGATCGACATCCCCGTCGTGGCGGTCGTCTGGAGCTATCCGGGGGTCTCGCCCGACGAGATGGAGAAGAGGATCGTCACCGTCTGCGAGCGGGCGATGACGACGACCGTCAATGACATTGAGCACATCGAGTCGCAATCGCTCAGTGGCGTGAGCGTCGTGAAGGTCTTCTTCCAGCCGGGGGCGAAGGTCGAGGCGGGGGTGGCGCAGATCAACGCCATCAACGCGACCATCCTCCGAGTGATGCCGCCGGGGATCACGCCTCCGCTGATCATCAGATACAGCGCGACCAATGTGCCGATCGTTCAGATCGGCGTCGGCAGCGACTCGATGTCGGAGCAACAGCTCTACGATTACGGGCAGAACTTCATCCGGACGCAGCTCGCCACGGTGCAGGGGGCCCAGGTGCCGCTGCCGCTGGGGGGCAAGCCGCGGCAGATCATGGTCGACCTCGATCCGCAGGCGCTCTACTCGCACAAAGTCTCCCCGGCGGACGTCAGCGCGGCGATCAACGCCCAGAACCTTATTCTGCCGGCGGGCTCGGCCAAGATCGGCCCCCGAGACTATCAGGTCCAGCTCAATAGCAGCCCCGAGGTGATCGACGCCCTGAACGACCTGCCGATCAAGATGGTCAACGGCGCGGTGGTCACCATCCGGGACGTAGCCCACGTCCGCGACGGCTACGGCGTGCAGACGAATATCGTCAACACCAATGGCAAGCGGGGCAGCCTGCTCACCGTGCTGAAGGCAGGCGGGGCTTCGACCCTGGATGTTGTTCGCAGGGTGCGCGAGACCCTCCCGCGGATCATGGCGAATCTGCCCGACGAACTCAAGACGACGCTCCTGTTCGACCAGTCCCGATTTGTCGCCGCGTCGATCGAGGGGGTGCTGCACGAAGCCCTCATCGCGGCGGGACTGACGGCCCTGATGATCCTGCTCTTCCTGGGGAGCTGGCGCAGCACCGTGATCGTGGCGGTCTCGATCCCGCTGTCCATCCTCGTTTCGATCCTGATCCTCAGCATGCTGGGGCAGACCCTCAATACGATGACGCTTGGCGGGATGGCCCTGGCGGTCGGGATCTTGGTGGATGACGCCACCGTCGAAATCGAGAACATCCACCGGAATCTGGGGATGGGAAAGCCCTTGAAGCAGGCGATCCTGGATGGTGCGCAACAAATCGCCACGCCAGCATTCGTCTCGACGCTGGCCATCTGCATCGTCTTCCTGCCGGTCGGCTTCCTCACGGGTGCGGCCAAGTCGCTCTTCGCCCCGCTGGCCATGGCGGTGGTGTTCGCGATGCTGGCGTCGTACTTCCTCTCGCGGACCATCATCCCGACCATGACGCACTATCTGCTCGCCAAGGAGGTCGACCTCTACCGCGAGCACGCCGAGGGGGGGCACGAGCCCGCCCGCGACGAATTCGGCGTCCCGAAGCCCGCGGCCCCCAAGGGGGACATCTTCTGGCGGGTGCACCGGGCCTTCAATCGTCAGTTCGAGAAGTTCCAGTGTGTCTATCTGTCGCTGCTGGGGTGGGCGTTGCGGCACCGGGCCGCGGTGGTCTGCTTGTTCTTCGCCTTCGTGGGCGGGACGATGACGCTGACCGGTTACCTTGGGCAGGACTTCTTCCCCGAGGTGGACGCCGGCCAGTTTCGACTCCATGTGAGGGCCCCGGCCGGGACCCGTGTGGAGGAGGCCGAGCGACTCTTTTCGCGGGTCGAGGCCGAGATCCGCAAGGTCGTCCCGGCGGACGAGATCGACCTGATCCTGGATAATATCGGGCTCCCTTCCAACGGAATCAGCCTGGCATTCGGCGACAGCAGCACGATCAGCAACTCCGACGGCGAGATCCTCGTCGCATTGCACGAGCATCACTCGCCGACGGCCGCATACGTGGCGCGACTGCGGAAGGAACTGCCCAGGAAGTTTCCCGAGGCGGTCTTCTTCTTCCAGCCGGCGGACATCGTCGGGCAGATCCTCAACTTCGGACTCGCGGCCCCCATCGACGTGCAGGTGATGGGCAACAGACGCGACGAGAACTACGCGCTGGCCCGCAAAATCGAGGCGGCGATGCAGAAGATCCCCGGTGCCGTGGACGTCCACCTGCATCAGGTGACCGATGCACCTTCCCTGAAGTTGGAGGTCGACCGGGCCCGGGCCGAGCAGATCGGCCTGACTCAGCGGGACGTGGCCAGCAGCATGCTCGTCTCGCTCAGCTCGAGCGGCCAGAATGCCCCGAATTACTGGCTCAACCCCAAGAACGGCGTGAATTACATCGTCGCCGTGCAGACGCCGCAGTACAGGATCGACTCGGTGGAGGCGCTCATGAACACGCCGATCATCGCCCCCGGGGCCACGGAAGGGAGGCCACAGCTCCTGGGAAACTTGACCAAGCTGGAGCGGGGGACGACGGCCTCGGTGGTCAGCCACTACAACGTCCAGCCCGTCTTCGACGTCTTGGCGGCGGTGCAGGGACGCGACCTGGGTGGGGTCGCGGCCGACTTGAACACGATCCTCGACGAGATCGGCGGCAAGCCCGACGCGAGCGGTTTGAGGCCCAAGTTGCCCAAGGGGACCACGATCAGCGTGCGGGGCCAGGTCGAGAGCATGACCTCGTCCTTTAAGGGATTGGCCGCCGGACTCGTCTTCGCGGTCCTGCTGGTCTATTTCCTGATGGTCGTGAATTTCCAGTCGTGGCTCGACCCATTCATCATCCTCTGCGCGTTGCCCGGGGCGATGGCGGGGATCATCTGGATGCTCTTCGCCACGCAGACGACCTTGAGCGTCCCGTCGCTCATGGGCGCGATCATGTGCATCGGCGTGGCCACGGCCAACTCAATTTTGATGGTGACGTTCGCCAACGAGCGTCGGGCCGAGGGGGATGATGCGATCACGGCGGCTCTTGCGGCCGGGCACACAAGGCTGAGGCCAGTGTTGATGACCGCCGCGGCGATGATCATCGGGATGCTACCGATGTCCCTCGGCCTGGGCGAAGGCGGAGAGCAGAACGCTCCCCTGGGCCTGGCCGTCATCGGCGGCCTGACGGTCGCCACGGCCGCGACCCTGCTCTTTGTGCCGGTGGTTTACAGCCTGCTCCGGACCAAGGCGCCGACGATCCTGCTCGAAAACTGA
- a CDS encoding efflux RND transporter periplasmic adaptor subunit, with protein MPPPSRGWRGLLQFLFVLIAIGAAIGGLLAAGIFPRIRQEAELHAGSVEVATSLPRVRAVQPKRVTGTSEMILPGDVTAFSETSLFARTNGYLRRYLVDIGDNVKAGQLLAEIETPELDQELLVAKATVDQFDAERLLASAKEDLARVSRNRNLSLFNRNAATRQEVDDGDAALKVAEAAVKAADAAADAKRAAVNRLESLQSFQKILAPFDGVVTARNVNQGDLIDQNGATGGRELFKLVNVDTLRIFVYVPQLEAPEIHNGQEAQLLVREFPDRAFVGKVVRTAGAIDPASRTLLTEVQIDNGNKLLYAGMYVKVRFQLKRARQPLTVPATVLSVNADGTRVASVGNDGEIHYLKIELGRDMGQDVEVLSGLVGDESLILNPIESLSEGRKVEIIAAVSATAEPSPAKPAAPKVH; from the coding sequence ATGCCGCCCCCTTCGAGGGGCTGGCGGGGCCTGCTCCAATTCCTGTTCGTCCTGATCGCGATCGGGGCCGCGATCGGCGGGTTGCTGGCGGCGGGGATCTTCCCCAGGATCCGGCAGGAGGCAGAGCTTCACGCCGGATCGGTCGAGGTCGCGACCTCATTGCCGCGAGTTCGCGCCGTCCAGCCGAAACGCGTCACCGGAACGTCCGAGATGATCCTGCCGGGCGATGTGACCGCCTTCAGCGAGACGAGCCTGTTCGCCAGGACCAACGGCTACCTGAGACGCTACCTCGTCGACATCGGCGACAATGTGAAGGCCGGCCAATTGCTCGCCGAGATCGAAACTCCCGAGCTCGACCAGGAGTTGCTGGTGGCCAAGGCGACCGTCGACCAGTTCGACGCGGAGCGACTGCTGGCCTCGGCGAAGGAAGACCTCGCCCGCGTCTCCCGGAATCGCAACCTGAGCCTGTTCAATCGCAACGCCGCGACCCGCCAAGAGGTCGACGATGGCGACGCCGCGCTCAAGGTCGCCGAGGCCGCTGTGAAGGCCGCCGACGCCGCGGCCGACGCGAAGCGAGCTGCCGTCAACCGATTGGAAAGCCTCCAATCCTTCCAGAAGATCCTCGCCCCATTCGACGGAGTGGTCACGGCAAGGAACGTGAATCAGGGCGACCTGATCGACCAGAACGGTGCGACGGGAGGGCGTGAGCTGTTCAAGCTGGTCAACGTCGACACCTTACGCATCTTCGTCTATGTGCCGCAGCTCGAAGCCCCCGAGATCCACAACGGCCAGGAAGCCCAGCTCCTGGTCCGCGAGTTTCCCGATCGAGCCTTCGTGGGCAAGGTGGTCCGGACCGCCGGAGCCATCGACCCTGCATCTCGCACATTGCTGACCGAGGTGCAGATCGATAACGGCAACAAGCTTCTCTACGCGGGGATGTACGTCAAGGTCCGGTTCCAGCTCAAGCGTGCCAGGCAACCCCTGACCGTGCCGGCGACCGTGCTGAGCGTCAACGCGGACGGGACACGCGTCGCGTCGGTCGGCAATGACGGAGAGATCCATTACTTGAAGATTGAACTCGGGCGTGACATGGGGCAGGACGTTGAAGTCCTCTCGGGCCTTGTCGGCGACGAGTCTTTGATCCTCAACCCGATCGAGTCTCTGAGCGAAGGCCGGAAGGTCGAGATCATCGCGGCCGTTTCCGCGACCGCCGAGCCCTCGCCCGCGAAGCCAGCCGCACCCAAGGTTCACTGA
- a CDS encoding ThuA domain-containing protein: protein MKKTLGLFALAFGTLAASAPAFAADAKIVLVAGKPSHGPGEHEFNAGILLLEKCLKQVHGVDPVVVKGGWPADESVFDGAKSIVFFMDGGGGHPVIQSNHLEVLRKQIDKGVGLVCLHYAVEFPKEHATPILDWLGGYYETGYSTNPHNDITVTPAASHPISSGVKPFQANDEWYYKIRFRDNDKRVTPVLTGILPKGSSNNETLGWAVERENGGRAFGFTGGHNHTNWGNADFRKLVLNGILWTAKVDIPAGGVETEVSKEDLAKNLDPKPARK from the coding sequence ATGAAAAAGACGCTCGGACTGTTCGCGCTCGCCTTTGGCACGCTGGCGGCGTCCGCGCCTGCCTTCGCCGCCGACGCCAAGATCGTCCTCGTCGCCGGCAAGCCCAGCCACGGGCCAGGCGAGCATGAGTTCAACGCCGGCATCCTCTTGCTGGAGAAGTGCCTGAAGCAGGTGCACGGCGTCGATCCCGTCGTCGTCAAGGGGGGATGGCCGGCCGATGAGTCGGTCTTCGACGGGGCCAAATCGATCGTCTTCTTCATGGACGGAGGCGGCGGCCACCCGGTCATCCAGTCGAACCACCTCGAAGTTCTGCGCAAGCAGATCGACAAGGGTGTCGGCCTCGTCTGCCTGCACTACGCCGTCGAGTTCCCCAAGGAGCACGCCACACCCATTCTCGACTGGCTCGGCGGCTACTACGAGACCGGCTACTCGACCAACCCTCACAACGACATCACAGTCACCCCGGCCGCTAGCCATCCGATCAGCAGCGGCGTTAAGCCGTTCCAGGCCAACGACGAGTGGTATTACAAGATCCGCTTCCGGGACAACGACAAGCGAGTCACCCCGGTCCTGACCGGCATCCTGCCCAAGGGCTCGTCGAACAACGAAACCCTCGGCTGGGCCGTCGAGCGTGAAAACGGGGGCCGCGCCTTCGGCTTCACCGGTGGCCATAATCACACCAACTGGGGCAACGCCGACTTCCGCAAGCTCGTCCTCAACGGCATCCTCTGGACGGCCAAGGTCGACATCCCGGCCGGCGGCGTCGAGACCGAAGTCTCCAAGGAAGACCTCGCGAAGAACCTCGACCCCAAGCCCGCCCGCAAGTAA
- a CDS encoding TetR family transcriptional regulator C-terminal domain-containing protein — translation METKADRKSNLRPATYEALLDAGTELILEKGYNHCGLDEILKRAGAQKGSFYHFFASKEDFGLRVIDRYSKIRLASMDEYLIDPSRAPLARLRRWYESTCLRKLDQECRIGCLFGSLSQELSNQSEAIRQSLDQCLSQVRKRLTACLVEAQSAGDLRADLDAAQLAEYCLNGWEGALLRMKVVRSVEPLEIFVRVTFDLVLRPCS, via the coding sequence ATGGAGACGAAAGCCGACCGCAAATCGAATTTGAGACCGGCGACCTATGAGGCGTTGCTCGATGCCGGGACCGAGCTGATCCTGGAGAAGGGCTACAACCACTGCGGCCTCGACGAGATCTTGAAGCGTGCGGGGGCTCAGAAGGGGTCGTTCTATCACTTCTTCGCGAGCAAGGAAGATTTCGGGCTGCGGGTGATTGACCGGTACTCGAAGATCCGGCTCGCCAGCATGGACGAATACTTGATTGACCCCTCGCGGGCGCCGCTGGCGCGACTCAGGCGTTGGTATGAGAGCACGTGTCTCAGGAAGCTCGATCAGGAGTGCCGCATCGGCTGCCTCTTCGGGAGCCTGAGTCAGGAGCTTTCCAACCAGAGCGAGGCGATCCGCCAGAGCCTGGATCAGTGTCTTTCCCAGGTCCGCAAGCGTCTGACCGCCTGCCTCGTGGAAGCCCAATCCGCGGGCGACCTGCGTGCCGACCTCGACGCGGCGCAGCTGGCGGAATACTGCCTCAATGGCTGGGAAGGGGCACTCCTTCGCATGAAGGTGGTCCGATCCGTCGAGCCGCTGGAAATTTTCGTCCGCGTCACCTTCGACCTGGTCCTCAGGCCCTGCTCGTAA
- a CDS encoding thioredoxin domain-containing protein yields MIVTTLLLAAVVSAGAERADTPILLDFHASWCGPCQEMRPAVRRLIEHKYPIKSIDVDRSPELAKKYQITSIPAFVVVDGSGKVLAKTVGPRPAGQLARFYLAARNKAADEYAEIAAAPPEAAEEVVPAEIQAADNSVPTPEDDGSSEPADLDVAVEPAAPINPKPWQTVVRIKVQGPGNMTGFGSGTVIYSDPEQAIILTCAHIFKLDGPRQAHPSKFPSPIQVDLFDGKLSGQQPAQVHYARETYKGQAMDYDFVKDVGLLRIRPGKRIPAARVVPAFWKPKKDMGMIAVGCPEGQDATAWDTVIVKASMMNVPGHQQYEAIECTTAPKQGRSGGGLFTHDGFVAGVCDFASPQDDHGLYATPRSIYAMLDRNNLMALYAPPGKNNGEMLAQAKPRAVKDQNRLIAHARAQSPEAGDITVPPPDLLGIRDPGAIGWKTDSPRGDRRVARLQPTTSDESNEGNRSVQVGLVREQTPADTAPTSDPSDADLELNAEDIPEPDSRPADSRVSGWKAGQFRNPQRALVEAP; encoded by the coding sequence ATGATCGTCACAACCTTGCTCCTCGCCGCCGTCGTCTCCGCCGGGGCCGAACGCGCCGACACGCCAATCCTGCTCGACTTCCACGCCTCCTGGTGCGGCCCGTGCCAGGAGATGAGGCCGGCAGTCCGCCGGCTCATCGAGCACAAATATCCGATCAAGTCGATCGACGTGGACCGCTCGCCCGAGCTGGCCAAGAAATATCAGATTACGAGCATCCCCGCATTCGTCGTGGTCGACGGCTCGGGCAAGGTGCTCGCCAAGACAGTCGGTCCGCGCCCGGCCGGGCAGCTCGCCAGGTTCTACCTCGCCGCACGCAACAAGGCGGCCGACGAATACGCCGAAATCGCCGCGGCGCCGCCTGAGGCCGCCGAAGAGGTCGTCCCGGCCGAGATCCAGGCCGCCGACAACTCGGTCCCCACGCCCGAGGACGACGGCTCGTCGGAGCCCGCCGACCTCGACGTCGCTGTGGAGCCCGCTGCTCCCATCAACCCCAAGCCCTGGCAGACGGTCGTCCGGATCAAGGTGCAGGGCCCCGGCAACATGACCGGTTTCGGCTCCGGCACGGTGATCTACAGCGATCCCGAGCAGGCCATCATCCTCACCTGCGCCCACATCTTCAAGCTCGACGGGCCACGCCAGGCCCACCCGTCGAAGTTCCCCAGCCCCATCCAGGTTGACCTCTTCGACGGCAAGCTCAGCGGCCAGCAACCCGCGCAGGTCCACTATGCCCGTGAGACCTACAAGGGCCAGGCGATGGACTATGACTTTGTCAAGGACGTCGGCCTGCTCCGCATCCGCCCCGGCAAGCGTATTCCCGCCGCCCGGGTCGTTCCCGCGTTCTGGAAGCCCAAGAAGGACATGGGGATGATCGCGGTCGGCTGCCCCGAGGGCCAGGACGCAACCGCCTGGGATACCGTCATCGTCAAGGCCTCGATGATGAACGTCCCCGGCCATCAGCAGTACGAGGCCATCGAGTGCACCACCGCCCCCAAGCAGGGCCGGTCCGGCGGCGGCCTGTTCACTCATGACGGCTTCGTCGCCGGCGTCTGCGACTTTGCCTCGCCGCAAGACGACCACGGCCTGTATGCCACCCCGCGGTCGATCTACGCCATGCTCGATCGCAACAATCTGATGGCCCTCTATGCCCCTCCAGGCAAGAACAACGGCGAGATGCTGGCCCAGGCCAAGCCCCGCGCGGTCAAGGACCAGAATCGCCTTATCGCACATGCCAGGGCCCAGTCTCCCGAGGCCGGCGACATCACCGTTCCTCCCCCGGACCTGCTCGGCATCCGAGACCCGGGCGCCATCGGCTGGAAGACCGACTCACCGAGGGGTGACCGGCGGGTCGCCCGGCTGCAACCCACAACGTCCGACGAGTCGAACGAGGGCAATCGCAGCGTCCAGGTCGGGCTCGTTCGCGAGCAAACCCCGGCCGACACGGCCCCGACTTCCGACCCCTCAGACGCGGATCTGGAGCTCAACGCGGAAGACATCCCCGAGCCCGATTCCCGTCCCGCGGACTCACGCGTCTCGGGCTGGAAGGCCGGCCAGTTCCGCAATCCGCAGCGAGCGCTCGTCGAGGCACCTTGA
- a CDS encoding Gfo/Idh/MocA family oxidoreductase, producing MTDPKRQVTNDSSRRSFLATTGGVAAFGALAGSLPTAYAAGSDVIKVGLIGCGGRGRGAAEQCVNASSNVRLVAMGDAFADNLASAHESLSNLGDRVAVPADRRFVGLDAYKHVLESDVDLVILATPPGFRPDHLESAINAGKHVFTEKPVAVDGTGIRKVLKVAEEAKKKNLAVVAGTQRRHQAGYIEAMKRIHEGEIGDVVSGRCYWNQGPLWNKPRQASWTDVEWQMRNWLYFTWLSGDHIVEQHVHNLDVLNWAIGSHPLRAVSLGGRQVRTDPAYGHIFDHFATDLEYANDVHVLSFARQIEGCENNVSEAVVGTKGSYNLQPGQYKMTGGTKFRWRDKERNPYEQEHIDLIESIRSGKPLNELKTVAESTLTAIMSRMSAYTGKAVTWEQALESKLDLKPKDLAFGPLEVPPVAMPGITELI from the coding sequence TCACGAACGACTCGTCCCGACGCTCGTTCCTCGCGACCACCGGCGGCGTCGCCGCCTTCGGCGCGTTGGCCGGCTCGCTGCCCACGGCCTACGCCGCCGGCAGCGACGTCATCAAGGTGGGCCTCATCGGCTGCGGCGGCCGCGGCCGAGGCGCAGCCGAACAGTGCGTCAACGCGTCGAGCAACGTCCGGCTCGTCGCCATGGGCGACGCCTTCGCCGACAACCTCGCTTCGGCGCACGAGAGCCTGTCCAATCTCGGCGACCGCGTCGCCGTCCCCGCCGATCGCCGGTTCGTCGGCCTCGATGCCTACAAGCATGTCCTCGAGTCCGACGTCGACCTGGTCATCCTGGCCACCCCCCCGGGCTTCCGCCCCGATCACCTCGAATCCGCCATCAACGCCGGCAAGCACGTCTTCACCGAGAAGCCGGTCGCAGTCGACGGCACCGGCATCCGCAAGGTGCTCAAGGTCGCCGAAGAGGCCAAAAAGAAGAACCTGGCCGTCGTCGCCGGCACCCAGCGCCGCCACCAGGCTGGCTACATCGAGGCGATGAAGCGGATCCACGAGGGTGAGATTGGCGATGTCGTCTCGGGTCGCTGCTACTGGAACCAGGGACCGCTCTGGAACAAGCCCCGCCAGGCGAGCTGGACCGACGTCGAGTGGCAGATGCGCAACTGGCTCTACTTCACCTGGCTCTCGGGCGATCACATCGTCGAGCAGCACGTCCACAACCTGGACGTCCTGAACTGGGCGATCGGCTCGCACCCCCTGCGTGCGGTCTCGCTGGGCGGGCGTCAGGTCCGCACCGACCCGGCTTACGGCCACATCTTCGACCACTTTGCCACCGACCTGGAATATGCCAACGACGTCCACGTCCTCAGCTTCGCCCGCCAGATTGAGGGGTGCGAGAACAACGTCTCCGAGGCGGTCGTCGGCACCAAGGGGTCTTACAACCTCCAGCCCGGCCAGTACAAGATGACCGGCGGCACCAAGTTCCGCTGGCGCGACAAGGAGCGGAACCCGTACGAGCAGGAGCACATCGACCTGATCGAGAGCATCCGCTCGGGCAAGCCGCTCAATGAGCTGAAGACGGTCGCCGAGAGCACGCTCACCGCGATCATGTCGCGGATGTCGGCCTACACCGGCAAGGCCGTGACCTGGGAGCAGGCGCTCGAGTCGAAGCTCGACCTGAAGCCCAAGGATCTCGCTTTCGGACCGCTGGAAGTCCCGCCCGTGGCCATGCCGGGCATCACCGAGCTCATCTGA